The following coding sequences lie in one Phyllopteryx taeniolatus isolate TA_2022b chromosome 4, UOR_Ptae_1.2, whole genome shotgun sequence genomic window:
- the pycr1b gene encoding pyrroline-5-carboxylate reductase 1b isoform X2, which translates to MCMINGNRLMLLNVTKKFSNLGGGLPLFERYFEHRGLSSVRMSVGFIGAGQLAHALVKGFTAAGVIATHRITASSPDTDLPTVTGLRKMGVNLTTSNKETVNKSDVLFLAVKPHIIPFVLDEIGPDIEDRHLIVSCAAGVTISSIEKKLLQYRTAPKVMRCMTNTPVVVKEGATVYATGTHAEVEDGKLLEQLMASVGFCTEVEEDLIDAVTGLSGSGPAYGAAKMLLDSEQHPGQLKDNVCSPGGATIHALHVMESGGFRSLLINAVEASCIRTRELQFLADQERISPAAIKKTTLDKVLQQPGVAVSGVANGNGRSGLSLFNNNRNSGIKKKN; encoded by the exons ATGTGTATGATCAACGGAAACAGATTAATGTTACTCAATGTCACGAAGAAGTTTTCCAACTTGGGGGGCGGGCTTCCTTTGTTTGAAAGATATTTTG agCACAGAGGCCTATCATCAGTCAGAATGAGTGTTGGATTCATTGGAGCGGGCCAGCTGGCTCATGCACTGGTCAAAGGTTTCACGGCTGCAG GTGTGATCGCTACACACAGAATCACAGCCAGCTCCCCAGACACTGACCTGCCCACTGTCACTGGCCTCAGG AAAATGGGGGTGAACTTGACAACAAGTAATAAAGAGACAGTCAACAAAAGTGATGTGCTCTTTCTGGCTGTCAAGCCACACATTATCCCGTTTGTTTTGGATGAAATTGGGCCAGACATTGAAGACCGTCATCTGATTGTCTCTTGTGCTGCAGGTGTCACAATCAGCTCCATTGAAAAG AAACTGCTTCAGTATCGTACAGCCCCTAAAGTCATGAGGTGTATGACCAACACTCCAGTGGTGGTGAAAGAAGGAGCAACAGTATATGCTACTGGCACTCATGCAGAG GTGGAAGATGGGAAGTTGCTGGAGCAGCTGATGGCCAGTGTTGGCTTCTGTACTGAGGTGGAGGAGGACCTCATTGACGCCGTCACCGGCTTGAGCGGAAGTGGACCTGCCTAT GGAGCAGCTAAAATGCTGCTGGACTCCGAGCAGCATCCTGGCCAGCTGAAGGACAACGTGTGCTCACCAGGTGGCGCAACCATTCACGCCCTGCATGTTATGGAGAGTGGGGGCTTCCGCAGTCTGCTGATCAATGCAGTGGAGGCCTCTTGTATTAGAACACG GGAGCTACAGTTTCTGGCTGATCAAGAACGCATTTCTCCAGCAGCCATTAAGAAGACCACGCTGGACAAAGTGCTCCAGCAGCCTGGAGTCGCAGTCAGCGGAGTGGCCAATGGAAACGGCAGATCAGGGCTCAGCCTGTTCAACAACAATCGCAACTCTGGAATCAAGAAAAAGAACTGA
- the pycr1b gene encoding pyrroline-5-carboxylate reductase 1b isoform X1 — translation MCMINGNRLMLLNVTKKFSNLGGGLPLFERYFEHRGLSSVRMSVGFIGAGQLAHALVKGFTAAGVIATHRITASSPDTDLPTVTGLRKMGVNLTTSNKETVNKSDVLFLAVKPHIIPFVLDEIGPDIEDRHLIVSCAAGVTISSIEKKLLQYRTAPKVMRCMTNTPVVVKEGATVYATGTHAEVEDGKLLEQLMASVGFCTEVEEDLIDAVTGLSGSGPAYAFTALDALADGGVKMGLPRRLAVRLGAQALLGAAKMLLDSEQHPGQLKDNVCSPGGATIHALHVMESGGFRSLLINAVEASCIRTRELQFLADQERISPAAIKKTTLDKVLQQPGVAVSGVANGNGRSGLSLFNNNRNSGIKKKN, via the exons ATGTGTATGATCAACGGAAACAGATTAATGTTACTCAATGTCACGAAGAAGTTTTCCAACTTGGGGGGCGGGCTTCCTTTGTTTGAAAGATATTTTG agCACAGAGGCCTATCATCAGTCAGAATGAGTGTTGGATTCATTGGAGCGGGCCAGCTGGCTCATGCACTGGTCAAAGGTTTCACGGCTGCAG GTGTGATCGCTACACACAGAATCACAGCCAGCTCCCCAGACACTGACCTGCCCACTGTCACTGGCCTCAGG AAAATGGGGGTGAACTTGACAACAAGTAATAAAGAGACAGTCAACAAAAGTGATGTGCTCTTTCTGGCTGTCAAGCCACACATTATCCCGTTTGTTTTGGATGAAATTGGGCCAGACATTGAAGACCGTCATCTGATTGTCTCTTGTGCTGCAGGTGTCACAATCAGCTCCATTGAAAAG AAACTGCTTCAGTATCGTACAGCCCCTAAAGTCATGAGGTGTATGACCAACACTCCAGTGGTGGTGAAAGAAGGAGCAACAGTATATGCTACTGGCACTCATGCAGAG GTGGAAGATGGGAAGTTGCTGGAGCAGCTGATGGCCAGTGTTGGCTTCTGTACTGAGGTGGAGGAGGACCTCATTGACGCCGTCACCGGCTTGAGCGGAAGTGGACCTGCCTAT GCATTCACAGCGCTGGACGCATTAGCAGATGGAGGAGTGAAGATGGGTCTGCCCAGGAGACTCGCTGTGCGACTTGGAGCTCAGGCCCTATTG GGAGCAGCTAAAATGCTGCTGGACTCCGAGCAGCATCCTGGCCAGCTGAAGGACAACGTGTGCTCACCAGGTGGCGCAACCATTCACGCCCTGCATGTTATGGAGAGTGGGGGCTTCCGCAGTCTGCTGATCAATGCAGTGGAGGCCTCTTGTATTAGAACACG GGAGCTACAGTTTCTGGCTGATCAAGAACGCATTTCTCCAGCAGCCATTAAGAAGACCACGCTGGACAAAGTGCTCCAGCAGCCTGGAGTCGCAGTCAGCGGAGTGGCCAATGGAAACGGCAGATCAGGGCTCAGCCTGTTCAACAACAATCGCAACTCTGGAATCAAGAAAAAGAACTGA
- the pycr1b gene encoding pyrroline-5-carboxylate reductase 1b isoform X3, with translation MSVGFIGAGQLAHALVKGFTAAGVIATHRITASSPDTDLPTVTGLRKMGVNLTTSNKETVNKSDVLFLAVKPHIIPFVLDEIGPDIEDRHLIVSCAAGVTISSIEKKLLQYRTAPKVMRCMTNTPVVVKEGATVYATGTHAEVEDGKLLEQLMASVGFCTEVEEDLIDAVTGLSGSGPAYAFTALDALADGGVKMGLPRRLAVRLGAQALLGAAKMLLDSEQHPGQLKDNVCSPGGATIHALHVMESGGFRSLLINAVEASCIRTRELQFLADQERISPAAIKKTTLDKVLQQPGVAVSGVANGNGRSGLSLFNNNRNSGIKKKN, from the exons ATGAGTGTTGGATTCATTGGAGCGGGCCAGCTGGCTCATGCACTGGTCAAAGGTTTCACGGCTGCAG GTGTGATCGCTACACACAGAATCACAGCCAGCTCCCCAGACACTGACCTGCCCACTGTCACTGGCCTCAGG AAAATGGGGGTGAACTTGACAACAAGTAATAAAGAGACAGTCAACAAAAGTGATGTGCTCTTTCTGGCTGTCAAGCCACACATTATCCCGTTTGTTTTGGATGAAATTGGGCCAGACATTGAAGACCGTCATCTGATTGTCTCTTGTGCTGCAGGTGTCACAATCAGCTCCATTGAAAAG AAACTGCTTCAGTATCGTACAGCCCCTAAAGTCATGAGGTGTATGACCAACACTCCAGTGGTGGTGAAAGAAGGAGCAACAGTATATGCTACTGGCACTCATGCAGAG GTGGAAGATGGGAAGTTGCTGGAGCAGCTGATGGCCAGTGTTGGCTTCTGTACTGAGGTGGAGGAGGACCTCATTGACGCCGTCACCGGCTTGAGCGGAAGTGGACCTGCCTAT GCATTCACAGCGCTGGACGCATTAGCAGATGGAGGAGTGAAGATGGGTCTGCCCAGGAGACTCGCTGTGCGACTTGGAGCTCAGGCCCTATTG GGAGCAGCTAAAATGCTGCTGGACTCCGAGCAGCATCCTGGCCAGCTGAAGGACAACGTGTGCTCACCAGGTGGCGCAACCATTCACGCCCTGCATGTTATGGAGAGTGGGGGCTTCCGCAGTCTGCTGATCAATGCAGTGGAGGCCTCTTGTATTAGAACACG GGAGCTACAGTTTCTGGCTGATCAAGAACGCATTTCTCCAGCAGCCATTAAGAAGACCACGCTGGACAAAGTGCTCCAGCAGCCTGGAGTCGCAGTCAGCGGAGTGGCCAATGGAAACGGCAGATCAGGGCTCAGCCTGTTCAACAACAATCGCAACTCTGGAATCAAGAAAAAGAACTGA